A portion of the Leptospira inadai serovar Lyme str. 10 genome contains these proteins:
- a CDS encoding STAS domain-containing protein codes for MKIKVTTKNDVHIIKIEGPIKAGNEFELGQKIEEYISKGDVPKFIIDLKKVPFINSAGLGMFLNIYKHIDGLKGRMVFTNLNSDIENLMEITKLASIFEIYKTLEEAIESFEY; via the coding sequence ATGAAAATCAAAGTCACCACGAAAAACGACGTCCACATTATCAAGATCGAAGGACCCATCAAGGCTGGAAACGAATTCGAACTTGGACAAAAAATCGAGGAGTATATCTCGAAGGGTGACGTCCCGAAGTTTATTATCGACCTTAAAAAAGTGCCCTTCATCAACTCCGCCGGACTGGGGATGTTCCTGAACATCTACAAACACATCGACGGACTCAAAGGAAGAATGGTTTTTACCAACCTAAATTCCGACATTGAGAACCTGATGGAGATTACCAAACTCGCTAGCATTTTTGAGATCTACAAAACCTTGGAAGAGGCTATCGAGTCTTTCGAATATTAA